A part of Maniola jurtina chromosome 19, ilManJurt1.1, whole genome shotgun sequence genomic DNA contains:
- the LOC123874865 gene encoding RNA-binding protein 4.1-like isoform X3, producing MVAQTKVFVGSLPQGSKPEELRKLFERFGVVTECDIMNRCGFVHMQTEEQAAAAIRDLHNSTFNGGVITVERGRIKERGGGPRGGGRGGMRGGMRGSDRRGGMRGGPPRDAPYPPVRDRGMGGSMRGPPMGGGMSMRNGGGGSYDRGMDRAPMGGGGYDDRYNGYGGEDRRGFSLMDGRGARDPYAAPPPMYPDDRRSYAPPVDDMPAMYPDDRRAPMYPDERDMMDRRAPMRSAPMSSGYDRAPPPRAAPVGNGDMYSRRPEPAMRAPTAAAAGYERDPYAQQYPPMGR from the exons ATGGTTGCG CAAACGAAAGTGTTCGTGGGAAGTTTGCCGCAAGGCTCCAAGCCGGAGGAGTTGAGGAAGCTGTTCGAGCGCTTCGGCGTGGTCACAGAATGCGATATCATGAACAGATGCGGCTTCGTGCATATGCAGACAGAGGAACAGGCCGCTGCCGCTATACGGGATCTGCATAACTCTACGTTTAACGGTGGTGTGATTACTGTGGAACGGGGAAGGATCAAGGAGAGAGGAGGAGGCCCGAGAGGTGGTGGTCGTGGTGGGATGCGTGGCGGTATGAGAGGTTCAGACCGGCGAGGAGGAATGCGCGGCGGACCCCCTAGAGACGCCCCGTACCCTCCTGTTCGTGATCGTGGCATGGGAGGATCAATGCGAGGACCTCCGATGGGAGGCGGTATGTCCATGAGGAACGGAGGCGGGGGTTCATACGACCGTGGCATGGACCGGGCGCCTATGGGCGGAGGTGGTTACGATGACAGGTACAACGGTTACGGTGGAGAAGACCGTCGAGGTTTCTCGTTAATGGACGGCCGCGGCGCCCGCGACCCGTACGCAGCCCCACCTCCGATGTATCCGGACGACAGACGCTCGTATGCGCCTCCAGTAGACGACATGCCAGCTATGTATCCTGACGATCGTCGTGCGCCGATGTACCCGGACGAGAGAGACATGATGGATCGAAGGGCGCCCATGCGCAGTGCCCCTATGTCATCAGGCTATGACAGAGCGCCCCCGCCACGCGCTGCTCCCGTAGGAAACGGTGACATGTACAGCAGGAGGCCAGAACCAGCCAT GCGAGCCCCCACTGCAGCCGCAGCGGGCTATGAGCGGGACCCTTACGCACAACAGTACCCTCCCATGGGCCG
- the LOC123874865 gene encoding RNA-binding protein 4.1-like isoform X2, translating into MVAQTKVFVGSLPQGSKPEELRKLFERFGVVTECDIMNRCGFVHMQTEEQAAAAIRDLHNSTFNGGVITVERGRIKERGGGPRGGGRGGMRGGMRGSDRRGGMRGGPPRDAPYPPVRDRGMGGSMRGPPMGGGMSMRNGGGGSYDRGMDRAPMGGGGYDDRYNGYGGEDRRGFSLMDGRGARDPYAAPPPMYPDDRRSYAPPVDDMPAMYPDDRRAPMYPDERDMMDRRAPMRSAPMSSGYDRAPPPRAAPVGNGDMYSRRPEPAMRAPTAAAAGYERDPYAQQYPPMGRYWSPPG; encoded by the exons ATGGTTGCG CAAACGAAAGTGTTCGTGGGAAGTTTGCCGCAAGGCTCCAAGCCGGAGGAGTTGAGGAAGCTGTTCGAGCGCTTCGGCGTGGTCACAGAATGCGATATCATGAACAGATGCGGCTTCGTGCATATGCAGACAGAGGAACAGGCCGCTGCCGCTATACGGGATCTGCATAACTCTACGTTTAACGGTGGTGTGATTACTGTGGAACGGGGAAGGATCAAGGAGAGAGGAGGAGGCCCGAGAGGTGGTGGTCGTGGTGGGATGCGTGGCGGTATGAGAGGTTCAGACCGGCGAGGAGGAATGCGCGGCGGACCCCCTAGAGACGCCCCGTACCCTCCTGTTCGTGATCGTGGCATGGGAGGATCAATGCGAGGACCTCCGATGGGAGGCGGTATGTCCATGAGGAACGGAGGCGGGGGTTCATACGACCGTGGCATGGACCGGGCGCCTATGGGCGGAGGTGGTTACGATGACAGGTACAACGGTTACGGTGGAGAAGACCGTCGAGGTTTCTCGTTAATGGACGGCCGCGGCGCCCGCGACCCGTACGCAGCCCCACCTCCGATGTATCCGGACGACAGACGCTCGTATGCGCCTCCAGTAGACGACATGCCAGCTATGTATCCTGACGATCGTCGTGCGCCGATGTACCCGGACGAGAGAGACATGATGGATCGAAGGGCGCCCATGCGCAGTGCCCCTATGTCATCAGGCTATGACAGAGCGCCCCCGCCACGCGCTGCTCCCGTAGGAAACGGTGACATGTACAGCAGGAGGCCAGAACCAGCCAT GCGAGCCCCCACTGCAGCCGCAGCGGGCTATGAGCGGGACCCTTACGCACAACAGTACCCTCCCATGGGCCG
- the LOC123874865 gene encoding RNA-binding protein 4.1-like isoform X1: protein MVAQTKVFVGSLPQGSKPEELRKLFERFGVVTECDIMNRCGFVHMQTEEQAAAAIRDLHNSTFNGGVITVERGRIKERGGGPRGGGRGGMRGGMRGSDRRGGMRGGPPRDAPYPPVRDRGMGGSMRGPPMGGGMSMRNGGGGSYDRGMDRAPMGGGGYDDRYNGYGGEDRRGFSLMDGRGARDPYAAPPPMYPDDRRSYAPPVDDMPAMYPDDRRAPMYPDERDMMDRRAPMRSAPMSSGYDRAPPPRAAPVGNGDMYSRRPEPAMRAPTAAAAGYERDPYAQQYPPMGRGGGAARRY from the exons ATGGTTGCG CAAACGAAAGTGTTCGTGGGAAGTTTGCCGCAAGGCTCCAAGCCGGAGGAGTTGAGGAAGCTGTTCGAGCGCTTCGGCGTGGTCACAGAATGCGATATCATGAACAGATGCGGCTTCGTGCATATGCAGACAGAGGAACAGGCCGCTGCCGCTATACGGGATCTGCATAACTCTACGTTTAACGGTGGTGTGATTACTGTGGAACGGGGAAGGATCAAGGAGAGAGGAGGAGGCCCGAGAGGTGGTGGTCGTGGTGGGATGCGTGGCGGTATGAGAGGTTCAGACCGGCGAGGAGGAATGCGCGGCGGACCCCCTAGAGACGCCCCGTACCCTCCTGTTCGTGATCGTGGCATGGGAGGATCAATGCGAGGACCTCCGATGGGAGGCGGTATGTCCATGAGGAACGGAGGCGGGGGTTCATACGACCGTGGCATGGACCGGGCGCCTATGGGCGGAGGTGGTTACGATGACAGGTACAACGGTTACGGTGGAGAAGACCGTCGAGGTTTCTCGTTAATGGACGGCCGCGGCGCCCGCGACCCGTACGCAGCCCCACCTCCGATGTATCCGGACGACAGACGCTCGTATGCGCCTCCAGTAGACGACATGCCAGCTATGTATCCTGACGATCGTCGTGCGCCGATGTACCCGGACGAGAGAGACATGATGGATCGAAGGGCGCCCATGCGCAGTGCCCCTATGTCATCAGGCTATGACAGAGCGCCCCCGCCACGCGCTGCTCCCGTAGGAAACGGTGACATGTACAGCAGGAGGCCAGAACCAGCCAT GCGAGCCCCCACTGCAGCCGCAGCGGGCTATGAGCGGGACCCTTACGCACAACAGTACCCTCCCATGGGCCG